Within the Deltaproteobacteria bacterium genome, the region GTGCGAGTTCCCCTCATCGCCGGACGTTGCACAGACTCATAGCAGGTGAAGAGGATATCTCCATAACAGATATAATTCTCACGGAAATCCTGCAGGGCATAAAAAACGACATGAAATTCAAGAGCGCAAAAGATTACCTCCTCGAATTTCCAATCTATGGCCCTAAAGACACCGGAACCTACATCAGGGCTGCTCAACTCAACTGTACCGGGATTGCAGAAAACAAGGAAAAACCGTCAGGAAAACCATCGATTGTATTATCGCCGCAATCTGTATTGAAAATGATCTGGCGCTTTTTCACAAAGACGCGGATTTTGATTTCATTGAGGAGTGTACCGCTCTCAAGGTTTATAAGATTTAGGGATCATCGCAAGAATGAGTACCTGGCTGTGGAGTGGACCATACTCCACCATTCGTCATCGCGAACCATACCCCGCCATCTGTCATCGCGCCTGTCCCGCCATAGCTCGAAGAGCGACGGCGGAAGCTGTCCCATAGCGGCCGGAGGGCGCCGTGACGAGCTTTTCAGCTCCGCCCGGGATTGCCGCGTCACTCTCGTCTCACTCGATGCTCCTCGCAATGACAGCAAAATAATAATATAAGGTACGCATTAACCGGATGAACCCGATACTTTAACGCCGCCTTACTCGCCCCTCACCTATTGCCTCCAGCCTGCCGTGAGCAAGCGAAGCGCGCCGAAGGGTGTTAAATAAGCTTTTCACTGGTCACGGATCACTGATCACGGCCCTTTATTTCTGCGGCTTCGCGGATTTTAAATACCGATAAAAATCGCTGTCGGTGGTAAGCACCAGTGTGCTGGTGCCGTTCACGCCCTCCTTGTAGTTCTCCAGGGTCCTCAGGAAAGCGTAGAACTCGGGATCCTTGTTGTAGGCGCGCCCGTAGATCTTCGTGGCCTCAGCGTCACCCTTGCCCTGGATCTCCTGCACCTTGCGGTAGGCCATGGATCTTATCTGCCTGAGCTCGCGCTCCATCTCTCCCAGGATCTCGGCGCTCCGGCCCTCCCCTTCCGATCTGAACTGGGCCGCGATGCGTTTTCGTTCGGAGATCATGCGCTCGTAGACCTTCTCACGGACGCTCTTGACGTAGTCCAGGCGCTTGATCCTCACGTCCACAAGCTCGATCCCGTACTGGGGAATGATCTTCCGCGCATTGGCCAAAATGATCCGCGTGATCTCCTCCCTCCCACGAGCGATCTTCCTTTTGAGCTCCTCCTCCCGCTCCTTGGGGATGGCCTCGAGTTCCTTGCCCTCGGGGATCACCCAGGAGGTGCTTCGGACCAGTTCCACCAGCTCGCTGTTGGACACCTCGTCCCGGACCACGGAATCGATGATGTCGTCCAGCCGCGATTGAGCCCCTGCTTCGGTGGCGACATTCTCTAAAAACTTCTTGGCGTCCGCGATCCTCCAGCGCGCCGTGGTGTCCACCCAGATGAACTCACGCCCCTTGGTGGGGATCTGGTTGGGATCGCCGTCCCACACGAGAAGGCGTTTCTCGAAGACCCGGACCTCCTGGACGAAGGGCAGCTTGAAGTGAAGACCCGCATCGGTGATGGTGTCCCCCACGGTGCGGCCGAACTGGACGATGATGGCCTGCTTGCCCTCCTCCAGGGTAAAGTACGATCCGGAAAGGACGATGAGGACCGCGAGGATCAGGACGGTCAGGATGGTTAACTTGATGGACGACTTCATTTCGCACCCCCTTGCACATCCGGCGACATGCCCGAATCGAGACTTATCCACGGCACCAGGGCCTTCTGGTTCTCGTCCACGACGTAGACCCCCTTCACACCTTTAAGGTATTCACCCATGGCCTCCAGGTACAGCCGCCGCCGTGTGACCTGGGGGGCACTCCGGTATTGCGTCAGGATGGCCTCGAAGCGGGTCGCCTCACCCTCGGCGCGGTTGACGCGCTCCGTGGCGTACCCTTGGGCCTCGCTGATGCTCTGCTCCGCCACACCGCGGGCCTTGGGGATCTCCCGGTTGGCCTGCTCCTGGGCCTGGTTGATGGTGCGTTCCTTGTCCTGCCGTGACTCGTTGACCTCGTTAAAGGCCGGTTTCACGGGGTCGGGAGGGGTCACGTCCTGGAGCTCCACAGTGACGAGGCGCACCCCGGATTTGTATTCGGAAAGGATCGACTGGATCTCCTTCTTCGCCTCGCCGGCGATCTCCACACGGCCCGTTGTCAGAACAGCGCTCCCGAGGCGGTTGCCCACCGCGCGCCGCATGATCGCCTCCGTGATGTCGCGAATCGTCTTCCGTGTGTCACGCACGTTGAACAGGTAGGCGATGGGGTCCTGGATCCGGTACTGTACGATCCACTGGACGTCGATGACGTTCAGGTCCCCCGTGAGCATCAGCGACTCGTCCTGGTAGGAGCGGCCACCCGAGTACTGTGTCCGCTCACCGGGATTGACCGCAGTGGTTCTGAAACCGAATTCCTCTTTAAGGACGCGCGCGGTTGGTACCAGTTTGACCGTCTCGATCAAAAACGGCAGTTTGAAGTGAAGCCCCGGGCCGGCCGTGCGCGAGACCTTCCCGAACCTCTGCACGACGCCTGTCTCTTCCGGCTGGACCGTGAACCAGGAGGTCCATGCCGCAAAGCCCAGCAGCGCAATAATGAGGAGGGAAGGCAGGAAGGCCCCTCCGCCCTTGAACCCCTGGAACCCTTTGAACTTCTGGCGGATCTGCTCCAGGGAATCATCGAGGGACGGCTGGGACTCTCCGTTGGTCGGATTCCATTTAAAAGCCATAAAGCTACTACCTCCTTCGAGTAAAAAAGACTTACGAATCACGGCATTTCTTAATTCTACATTATTTCCACCAACTTTTCAGGGAACTGACTCAAAAAATGTGTTGTGGGTCTGTATCCTACACGAAATAACGGAAACACCTAATAACGATACACTGATTACGGATTACGGATCAAACCTTTGGCAGGCGCCGGAAGATTGTGTTGGCTTTGGAAGACTTCAGTTATGTTGTGATTCTCGCGGATAGGGGTGAATATGTCCTACTCTGGACCGCCTATCCGGTCGAGTACAGCAGTCAAAAGCGCAAATTTGAAAAGGAACACGAGGTGTTTACAAAGTCCCAGAACGGCTGAAGCCGCCCATTATCATATGGACGGCCTCGTTACTCCTTCTACACATGGCAGATGAGTTACCTAAAGTAGACCCCACTATTACACGCTTGTCAAGCGTTTGTATTGCCTTATCCCAGTGATTCAATGACCATGAAACTCACCCTGGTCGTATTCATGATCTCATCCTCCCAAACTTAAAAACCCTCAAACTTCCAAACTTTCCTTTAAGATTTCCACTATCCTGACACAGGGGGCAACCGATCGTGGCTTAAGTTTTATCGTGAGGCGAAGAAAATAATAGTGCGCACTACAAACTGCTATTGGGCAGTCTGGGTTGGCCTATCCCCGGTATACGATGATCGCCGAAAAGCTTGAAACTATGGTGCGCCTGGGGATAGCGAACAGCCGGATGAAGGATTTCTATGATGTGTGGCTGTTGAGCCTGCTGTTCGAATTTGACGGACGGACGCTTTGCGAAGCGATCCGCAACACATTCAGGCAACGCTCGACGCCACTGCCCAATGGATTGCCGATGGCGTGATTTGCTCCCCTCGACAACCAAAAGATTTCTGCTTTTATCCACG harbors:
- the hflK gene encoding FtsH protease activity modulator HflK, which translates into the protein MAFKWNPTNGESQPSLDDSLEQIRQKFKGFQGFKGGGAFLPSLLIIALLGFAAWTSWFTVQPEETGVVQRFGKVSRTAGPGLHFKLPFLIETVKLVPTARVLKEEFGFRTTAVNPGERTQYSGGRSYQDESLMLTGDLNVIDVQWIVQYRIQDPIAYLFNVRDTRKTIRDITEAIMRRAVGNRLGSAVLTTGRVEIAGEAKKEIQSILSEYKSGVRLVTVELQDVTPPDPVKPAFNEVNESRQDKERTINQAQEQANREIPKARGVAEQSISEAQGYATERVNRAEGEATRFEAILTQYRSAPQVTRRRLYLEAMGEYLKGVKGVYVVDENQKALVPWISLDSGMSPDVQGGAK
- the hflC gene encoding protease modulator HflC; translation: MKSSIKLTILTVLILAVLIVLSGSYFTLEEGKQAIIVQFGRTVGDTITDAGLHFKLPFVQEVRVFEKRLLVWDGDPNQIPTKGREFIWVDTTARWRIADAKKFLENVATEAGAQSRLDDIIDSVVRDEVSNSELVELVRSTSWVIPEGKELEAIPKEREEELKRKIARGREEITRIILANARKIIPQYGIELVDVRIKRLDYVKSVREKVYERMISERKRIAAQFRSEGEGRSAEILGEMERELRQIRSMAYRKVQEIQGKGDAEATKIYGRAYNKDPEFYAFLRTLENYKEGVNGTSTLVLTTDSDFYRYLKSAKPQK
- a CDS encoding nucleotidyl transferase AbiEii/AbiGii toxin family protein — protein: MIAEKLETMVRLGIANSRMKDFYDVWLLSLLFEFDGRTLCEAIRNTFRQRSTPLPNGLPMA